One Ricinus communis isolate WT05 ecotype wild-type chromosome 2, ASM1957865v1, whole genome shotgun sequence DNA segment encodes these proteins:
- the LOC8283254 gene encoding transcription factor bHLH80 isoform X3, whose product MQPTPSSGGGGGGGGGENRVGLARFRSAPPTWLEALLEEEEEEEDPLKPTQTLTQLLASNTTRNSLPFGPSSSSVVEPGGGSNLFEPGGGGGFQRQHSSPADFLVNSGIGNDGYFANFGIPPNYEYISPNMDVSPSGKRTRDVQLQHSSANKYPPLLKGEQSSQVPGGGDGMSSLIEMEMEKLLEDSVPCRVRAKRGCATHPRSIAERVRRTRISDRIRKLQELVPNMDKQTNTADMLDEAVGYVKFLQRQIQELTEHQRKCTCMAKE is encoded by the exons ATGCAACCAACACCTTCCtctggtggtggtggtggtggaggtggtggAGAGAATCGAGTTGGGTTGGCTCGTTTCAGGTCTGCACCACCAACTTGGTTAGAAGCACTTcttgaggaagaagaagaagaagaggaccCATTAAAGCCAACCCAAACTCTGACTCAATTATTAGCATCAAACACTACTAGAAATTCTTTACCCTTTGGGCCTTCTAGTTCTTCTGTTGTTGAACCGGGTGGTGGCAGTAATTTGTTTGAACcgggtggtggtggtggtttTCAAAGGCAACATAGTTCTCCAGCTGATTTTTTAGTGAATTCAGGGATTGGAAATGATGGGTATTTTGCTAACTTTGGAATTCCTCcaaattatgaatatatttcACCCAATATGGATGTTTCTCCTTCTGGTAAAAGGACTAGAGATGTTCAGTTGCAGCACTCTTCTGCTAATAAGTACCCTCCTCTCTTG AAAGGAGAGCAAAGTAGTCAGGTTCCTGGTGGTGGTGATGGGATGTCTAGTTTGATAGAAATGGAAATGGAGAAGCTTTTAGAGGATTCAGTACCATGTAGAGTTCGTGCGAAGCGAGGCTGTGCTACACATCCTCGGAGTATTGCAGAGAGG GTTCGAAGAACTCGAATCAGTGACCGAATAAGGAAGCTTCAGGAACTTGTTCCAAACATGGATAAG CAGACAAACACTGCAGATATGTTAGATGAGGCAGTGGGGTATGTTAAGTTTCTCCAAAGGCAAATTCAG GAACTCACGGAACATCAAAGGAAATGCACATGCATGGCCAAAGAATAA
- the LOC8283255 gene encoding proteinase inhibitor type-2, with protein MATYKVALALLLLYGAISLQATSGKACPLYCLDVEYMTCQSSGDEKLNPSCNCCLAPKNCTLHLSDGTSLFCKPN; from the exons ATGGCTACTTACAAAGTTGCTCTTGCTCTTCTCCTCCTATATG GTGCTATTTCACTACAGGCCACTTCAGGGAAAGCTTGCCCTCTTTATTGCTTGGACGTAGAGTACATGACTTGCCAATCTTCAGGAGATGAGAAGCTTAATCCCAGTTGCAACTGCTGCTTAGCTCCCAAGAATTGTACCCTTCACCTTTCTGATGGCACTTCACTGTTCTGTAAGCCAAATTGA
- the LOC8283254 gene encoding transcription factor bHLH80 isoform X4, producing the protein MQPTPSSGGGGGGGGGENRVGLARFRSAPPTWLEALLEEEEEEEDPLKPTQTLTQLLASNTTRNSLPFGPSSSSVVEPGGGSNLFEPGGGGGFQRQHSSPADFLVNSGIGNDGYFANFGIPPNYEYISPNMDVSPSGKRTRDVQLQHSSANKYPPLLKGEQSSQVPGGGDGMSSLIEMEMEKLLEDSVPCRVRAKRGCATHPRSIAERVRRTRISDRIRKLQELVPNMDKTNTADMLDEAVGYVKFLQRQIQELTEHQRKCTCMAKE; encoded by the exons ATGCAACCAACACCTTCCtctggtggtggtggtggtggaggtggtggAGAGAATCGAGTTGGGTTGGCTCGTTTCAGGTCTGCACCACCAACTTGGTTAGAAGCACTTcttgaggaagaagaagaagaagaggaccCATTAAAGCCAACCCAAACTCTGACTCAATTATTAGCATCAAACACTACTAGAAATTCTTTACCCTTTGGGCCTTCTAGTTCTTCTGTTGTTGAACCGGGTGGTGGCAGTAATTTGTTTGAACcgggtggtggtggtggtttTCAAAGGCAACATAGTTCTCCAGCTGATTTTTTAGTGAATTCAGGGATTGGAAATGATGGGTATTTTGCTAACTTTGGAATTCCTCcaaattatgaatatatttcACCCAATATGGATGTTTCTCCTTCTGGTAAAAGGACTAGAGATGTTCAGTTGCAGCACTCTTCTGCTAATAAGTACCCTCCTCTCTTG AAAGGAGAGCAAAGTAGTCAGGTTCCTGGTGGTGGTGATGGGATGTCTAGTTTGATAGAAATGGAAATGGAGAAGCTTTTAGAGGATTCAGTACCATGTAGAGTTCGTGCGAAGCGAGGCTGTGCTACACATCCTCGGAGTATTGCAGAGAGG GTTCGAAGAACTCGAATCAGTGACCGAATAAGGAAGCTTCAGGAACTTGTTCCAAACATGGATAAG ACAAACACTGCAGATATGTTAGATGAGGCAGTGGGGTATGTTAAGTTTCTCCAAAGGCAAATTCAG GAACTCACGGAACATCAAAGGAAATGCACATGCATGGCCAAAGAATAA
- the LOC8283254 gene encoding transcription factor bHLH80 isoform X1, which translates to MQPTPSSGGGGGGGGGENRVGLARFRSAPPTWLEALLEEEEEEEDPLKPTQTLTQLLASNTTRNSLPFGPSSSSVVEPGGGSNLFEPGGGGGFQRQHSSPADFLVNSGIGNDGYFANFGIPPNYEYISPNMDVSPSGKRTRDVQLQHSSANKYPPLLKGEQSSQVPGGGDGMSSLIEMEMEKLLEDSVPCRVRAKRGCATHPRSIAERVRRTRISDRIRKLQELVPNMDKQTNTADMLDEAVGYVKFLQRQIQAKFSLVGISQELTEHQRKCTCMAKE; encoded by the exons ATGCAACCAACACCTTCCtctggtggtggtggtggtggaggtggtggAGAGAATCGAGTTGGGTTGGCTCGTTTCAGGTCTGCACCACCAACTTGGTTAGAAGCACTTcttgaggaagaagaagaagaagaggaccCATTAAAGCCAACCCAAACTCTGACTCAATTATTAGCATCAAACACTACTAGAAATTCTTTACCCTTTGGGCCTTCTAGTTCTTCTGTTGTTGAACCGGGTGGTGGCAGTAATTTGTTTGAACcgggtggtggtggtggtttTCAAAGGCAACATAGTTCTCCAGCTGATTTTTTAGTGAATTCAGGGATTGGAAATGATGGGTATTTTGCTAACTTTGGAATTCCTCcaaattatgaatatatttcACCCAATATGGATGTTTCTCCTTCTGGTAAAAGGACTAGAGATGTTCAGTTGCAGCACTCTTCTGCTAATAAGTACCCTCCTCTCTTG AAAGGAGAGCAAAGTAGTCAGGTTCCTGGTGGTGGTGATGGGATGTCTAGTTTGATAGAAATGGAAATGGAGAAGCTTTTAGAGGATTCAGTACCATGTAGAGTTCGTGCGAAGCGAGGCTGTGCTACACATCCTCGGAGTATTGCAGAGAGG GTTCGAAGAACTCGAATCAGTGACCGAATAAGGAAGCTTCAGGAACTTGTTCCAAACATGGATAAG CAGACAAACACTGCAGATATGTTAGATGAGGCAGTGGGGTATGTTAAGTTTCTCCAAAGGCAAATTCAG GCAAAGTTTTCACTTGTTGGAATATCTCAGGAACTCACGGAACATCAAAGGAAATGCACATGCATGGCCAAAGAATAA
- the LOC125369242 gene encoding secreted RxLR effector protein 161-like — protein sequence MANPTELHLMVAKRILRYLKGTIGFGVFYKHRGYKSPVGYTDSDYAGDVEDRKSTSGYVFMLGAGAVAWSSRKQPIVTLSTTEVEFVAAAACASQAIWMKRIFEKLSQEESKCTTIYCDNSSKIKLSKNPVLHGRSKHIDVRFHFLPDLTKDGIVELVHCGTQNQLVDLMTKPLTVVVFQKFRSQLGVCCVPELN from the coding sequence ATGGCCAATCCAACTGAATTGCATTTGATGGTAGCAAAGAGAATACTAAGGTACTTGAAAGGCACAATAGGATTTGGAGTTTTCTATAAGCATAGAGGATACAAAAGTCCGGTTGGATATACTGATAGTGACTATGCAGGCGATGTTGAAGATAGAAAAAGTACATCAGGATATGTTTTTATGTTGGGTGCAGGAGCTGTTGCATGGTCTTCACGGAAACAACCTATAGTCACACTCTCAACAACGGAAGTAGAATTTGTGGCTGCAGCAGCATGTGCAAGTCAAGCTATCTGGATGAAAAGAATATTTGAAAAACTGAGTCAAGAGGAAAGTAAGTGCACAACAATTTATTGTGATAACAGTTCCAAAATAAAACTGTCAAAAAATCCTGTGTTACATGGCCGGAGTAAGCACATTGATGTACGCTTTCATTTCCTTCCAGATCTTACAAAAGATGGCATAGTTGAATTAGTTCACTGTGGGACTCAAAATCAGCTGGTTGATTTGATGACAAAACCCCTCACGGTGGTTGTTTTTCAGAAGTTTCGAAGTCAGCTAGGAGTTTGTTGTGTTCCTGAGTTAAACTAG
- the LOC8283254 gene encoding transcription factor bHLH80 isoform X2 — translation MQPTPSSGGGGGGGGGENRVGLARFRSAPPTWLEALLEEEEEEEDPLKPTQTLTQLLASNTTRNSLPFGPSSSSVVEPGGGSNLFEPGGGGGFQRQHSSPADFLVNSGIGNDGYFANFGIPPNYEYISPNMDVSPSGKRTRDVQLQHSSANKYPPLLKGEQSSQVPGGGDGMSSLIEMEMEKLLEDSVPCRVRAKRGCATHPRSIAERVRRTRISDRIRKLQELVPNMDKTNTADMLDEAVGYVKFLQRQIQAKFSLVGISQELTEHQRKCTCMAKE, via the exons ATGCAACCAACACCTTCCtctggtggtggtggtggtggaggtggtggAGAGAATCGAGTTGGGTTGGCTCGTTTCAGGTCTGCACCACCAACTTGGTTAGAAGCACTTcttgaggaagaagaagaagaagaggaccCATTAAAGCCAACCCAAACTCTGACTCAATTATTAGCATCAAACACTACTAGAAATTCTTTACCCTTTGGGCCTTCTAGTTCTTCTGTTGTTGAACCGGGTGGTGGCAGTAATTTGTTTGAACcgggtggtggtggtggtttTCAAAGGCAACATAGTTCTCCAGCTGATTTTTTAGTGAATTCAGGGATTGGAAATGATGGGTATTTTGCTAACTTTGGAATTCCTCcaaattatgaatatatttcACCCAATATGGATGTTTCTCCTTCTGGTAAAAGGACTAGAGATGTTCAGTTGCAGCACTCTTCTGCTAATAAGTACCCTCCTCTCTTG AAAGGAGAGCAAAGTAGTCAGGTTCCTGGTGGTGGTGATGGGATGTCTAGTTTGATAGAAATGGAAATGGAGAAGCTTTTAGAGGATTCAGTACCATGTAGAGTTCGTGCGAAGCGAGGCTGTGCTACACATCCTCGGAGTATTGCAGAGAGG GTTCGAAGAACTCGAATCAGTGACCGAATAAGGAAGCTTCAGGAACTTGTTCCAAACATGGATAAG ACAAACACTGCAGATATGTTAGATGAGGCAGTGGGGTATGTTAAGTTTCTCCAAAGGCAAATTCAG GCAAAGTTTTCACTTGTTGGAATATCTCAGGAACTCACGGAACATCAAAGGAAATGCACATGCATGGCCAAAGAATAA
- the LOC8283256 gene encoding uncharacterized protein LOC8283256, whose amino-acid sequence MDSEEISLKISRDHWAFLDEIEAPMWVDLTLEANSNYTDVDDGWFHTSHLFHQCSSLQLKAAFAYSGEGSASSDIIDLKRTSSPELPSSVSRSRGKHYASKKWGGKCPDFSLNKKHPVKALSGKSTTESTGFCGEMKPKLSFINSKANSRLKTSLVVERDLTRNTKENHHCATYTDGNSEGSLGSMVDKASESNASTITCENDQKLQKRNLEISSRAFGHSSGLVSAMRSSLRKSCATRQASRVDVRNNNSNNRRQLRNSNSASGKSSVGSSSNSGYDVQWPTFALTQQSEQTPNSRNEARMIRVMKDKVKASYASKASFVQGKGGTSNSRREGTSNASKPTQKEAANSKVQSKTLRAKALLPVRINERRSLTGPAKAKVKVAMGRPSRMVGAGSENSTGNQKCSNGDIASGVMVRGQKAAKQYLSQKDDRTGRLKGKISSPSRGKHSTNTTQRVYLR is encoded by the exons ATGGATTCAGAAGAAATATCTCTCAAGATTTCCAGAGATCATTGGGCATTTCTG gATGAAATTGAAGCACCAATGTGGGTGGATCTTACACTTGAAGCAAACTCCAATTACACAGACGT AGATGATGGGTGGTTTCACACTAGCCATTT GTTTCACCAGTGTTCTTCTCTCCAGTTAAAAGCTGCATTTGCTTATTCTGGTGAAGGCAGTGCGTCCTCAGACATTATTGATCTGAAGAGGACATCTTCCCCGGAGCTTCCTTCCTCAGTCTCAAGATCAAGGGGAAAGCACTATGCAAGCAAAAAGTGGGGTGGGAAGTGTCCTGATTTCTCATTGAATAAGAAGCATCCAGTCAAAGCTTTAAGTGGGAAGTCTACTACAGAGAGTACAGGATTTTGTGGGGAAATGAAACCTAAACTAAGCTTTATAAATTCCAAAGCAAACTCAAGGTTGAAAACTAGTCTGGTTGTTGAGAGAGATTTAACGAGAAATACTAAAGAAAATCATCATTGTGCTACATATACTGATGGAAATTCTGAAGGTAGTTTGGGCTCTATGGTGGACAAGGCAAGTGAAAGCAATGCGAGTACCATAACTTGTGAGAATGATCAGAAATTACAGAAAAGAAACCTGGAGATATCAAGTCGGGCATTTGGTCATTCCAGTGGCCTTGTGTCAGCCATGAGAAGTAGTCTTAGGAAAAGTTGTGCCACAAGGCAAGCATCAAGGGTGGATGTTAGgaataataatagtaacaaTAGAAGGCAATTGAGAAACAGCAATTCTGCATCAGGAAAATCTAGTGTAGGTTCATCTTCAAACTCTGGTTATGACGTTCAGTGGCCTACATTTGCATTGACACAGCAGAGTGAACAGACTCCAAATAGCAGAAATGAAGCAAGGATGATTAGAGTAATGAAAGACAAGGTGAAAGCTTCTTATGCCTCCAAGGCTTCTTTTGTTCAAGGTAAAGGCGGAACCAGTAATTCTAGAAGGGAAGGGACAAGTAATGCCTCAAAGCCAACACAAAAGGAAGCTGCAAATTCCAAG GTTCAAAGTAAGACCCTGCGTGCCAAAGCTTTGCTGCCAGTTAGAATTAATGAACGTCGTTCATTAACTGGTCCTGCAAAGGCTAAAGTGAAGGTTGCAATGGGCAGGCCTAGCAGGATGGTTGGTGCTGGAAGTGAGAATTCAACAGGAAACCAGAAATGCAGTAATGGAGACATTGCTTCTGGAGTCATGGTTAGGGGTCAGAAAGCAGCAAAACAATATCTGTCACAAAAGGATGATAGAACAGGACGTCTAAAG GGAAAGATCAGCAGCCCAAGTAGGGGTAAACATTCAACAAATACAACTCAGAGGGTCTACCTTAGATGA
- the LOC8283257 gene encoding V-type proton ATPase subunit G, whose product MDSMRGQGGIQMLLTAEQEAQHIVSAARNLKMTRLKQAKHEAEKEVANYRSHMESEYQKQLTETSGTSGSTVKRLDEETEVKINKLKESATKVQPDVVAMLLKYVTTV is encoded by the exons ATGGATTCCATGAGAGGTCAAGGAGGCATTCAGATGCTGCTAACTGCAGAACAGGAAGCACAGCACATTGTTTCTGCTGCTAGGAACT TGAAGATGACAAGGTTAAAGCAAGCTAAACATGAAGCTGAGAAAGAAGTGGCAAATTATCGCTCTCATATGGAGTCAGAGTATCAAAAGCAACTAACTGAG acaagTGGGACTTCTGGGTCTACTGTGAAAAGGCTTGATGAAGAAACTGAAGTAAAGATTAACAAGTTAAAGGAATCAGCCACAAAGGTGCAGCCAGACGTTGTTGCCATGCTGTTGAAGTATGTTACAACTGTTTAG